In Paucidesulfovibrio gracilis DSM 16080, a single genomic region encodes these proteins:
- the rbr gene encoding rubrerythrin, producing MSIKGTRTEKNLLTAFAGESQARNRYTYYASVAKKEGFVQISHIFEETAGHEKEHAKRLYKFLEGGEAEITASFPAGIIGSTLENLKEAAEGEKHEHSSMYPEFAKIAREEGFKQIGDVFENIGKAEVYHEERYRALIANIENDRVFKKDEPTVWRCRNCGYNHTGPSAPGRCPACDHPQAHFEVKATNW from the coding sequence ATGTCCATCAAAGGAACCCGCACTGAAAAGAACCTGCTGACCGCGTTCGCCGGTGAATCCCAGGCACGCAACCGCTACACCTACTACGCCAGCGTGGCCAAAAAAGAAGGCTTCGTTCAGATTTCCCACATCTTTGAGGAAACCGCCGGCCATGAAAAGGAACACGCCAAACGGCTGTACAAGTTCCTGGAAGGCGGCGAAGCGGAGATCACGGCCTCCTTCCCCGCTGGAATCATCGGTTCCACCCTGGAGAACCTCAAGGAAGCCGCGGAAGGCGAAAAGCACGAACACTCCAGCATGTATCCGGAGTTCGCCAAGATTGCGCGTGAGGAAGGATTCAAGCAGATCGGCGACGTGTTTGAAAACATCGGCAAGGCCGAAGTCTACCACGAGGAGCGCTATCGCGCCCTGATCGCCAACATTGAAAACGACCGCGTGTTCAAAAAAGACGAACCCACGGTCTGGCGGTGTCGCAACTGTGGTTACAACCACACCGGTCCCTCGGCCCCGGGCCGTTGCCCGGCCTGCGACCATCCCCAGGCCCATTTTGAGGTCAAGGCGACCAACTGGTAA
- a CDS encoding desulfoferrodoxin — translation MGIQLGEVYKCEVCGNMVIAIHEGEGDLVCCGENMKLMTENTVDAAKEKHVPVIEKDGDKVVVKVGSVPHPMEEKHWIEWIELQVGDVVLTKMLKPGDTPEAEFCICGLSGPLKAREYCNIHGLWAATK, via the coding sequence ATGGGTATCCAACTCGGTGAAGTGTACAAATGTGAAGTCTGCGGCAACATGGTCATCGCCATTCATGAAGGCGAAGGCGACCTGGTCTGCTGTGGCGAGAACATGAAGCTCATGACCGAAAACACCGTGGACGCGGCCAAGGAAAAGCATGTCCCGGTAATTGAAAAGGATGGCGACAAGGTGGTGGTCAAGGTCGGTAGCGTCCCCCACCCCATGGAGGAGAAGCACTGGATCGAATGGATCGAGCTGCAGGTGGGTGATGTGGTGCTGACCAAGATGCTCAAGCCCGGGGACACGCCCGAGGCCGAGTTCTGCATCTGCGGTCTTTCCGGACCGCTCAAGGCCCGGGAGTACTGCAACATCCACGGTCTCTGGGCCGCCACCAAGTAA
- the mutL gene encoding DNA mismatch repair endonuclease MutL gives MPERRPIRVLPPALMHQIAAGEVVERPASVVKELVENSLDAGATHIAIHIDGGGVRRIAVRDNGHGIVPEELELAVTRHATSKIAVLNDLEKVNSFGFRGEALPSIASVSLFRMASRAQDQDMGWKVHVDHGEMCESGPDPLDRGTMVEVRDLFSNVPARRKFLKTEPTENKRCQDAILRMALARTDVRFTLTVNGRETMNLPENQSLRDRLAAFWPPAIMDGVAEVDAERHGIRVHGLVGAPRTAQGRGDRILLWVRNRPVQDKLLLTALRQAYSGRLLSKEYPQAALFVELPPEMVDVNVHPAKLEVRFSDESSVFSAVRSAVLSALDRGGVLAHPRRATPDPAHQTMPDPASETRFREPPAPSFGRDRSKFPSYAEYRRGPGELPLTPPDPASLSRQSEHDRVSPPDGEPLPASPVPAFASPEIQQPRQAPEVGGYRYLGQVSDTYLVLSRGADLFLVDQHAAHERVLLHNMRRQRTRGDSQPLALPLELPLHPSEAQELDRLWNDLRAAGFRLSHARPDLLHVEGIPPTLDSAKAKEYLRSALDSGASGLEELWTMLSCKSAIKAGQPLATDEALALLESWLVCPEREYCPHGRPTVLRWTPQELEKLFKRK, from the coding sequence ATGCCTGAACGACGCCCCATACGCGTCCTGCCCCCGGCCCTGATGCATCAGATCGCGGCCGGTGAGGTGGTGGAACGCCCGGCCAGTGTGGTCAAGGAACTGGTGGAAAACAGTCTGGACGCCGGAGCCACGCACATCGCCATCCATATCGACGGCGGGGGAGTCCGGCGCATCGCGGTCCGCGACAATGGCCACGGCATTGTCCCCGAGGAACTGGAACTGGCCGTGACCCGGCACGCCACCAGCAAAATCGCGGTGCTCAACGATCTGGAAAAGGTGAACTCCTTCGGATTTCGGGGGGAAGCCCTGCCCAGCATCGCGTCTGTTTCCCTGTTTCGCATGGCCTCCCGCGCCCAGGATCAGGACATGGGCTGGAAAGTGCATGTGGATCACGGCGAGATGTGCGAGTCCGGCCCGGATCCCCTGGACCGCGGCACCATGGTGGAGGTACGCGACCTGTTTTCCAACGTGCCGGCGCGCCGTAAATTTCTCAAGACCGAACCCACGGAAAACAAACGCTGCCAGGACGCGATCCTGCGCATGGCCCTGGCCCGCACCGACGTACGCTTTACGCTCACGGTGAATGGCCGGGAAACCATGAACCTGCCGGAAAACCAATCCCTGCGGGACCGGTTGGCCGCGTTCTGGCCTCCGGCCATCATGGACGGCGTGGCCGAAGTGGACGCGGAGCGACACGGCATCCGGGTTCACGGCCTGGTGGGAGCGCCCCGCACGGCCCAAGGCCGGGGCGACCGCATCCTGCTCTGGGTCCGCAACCGCCCGGTGCAGGACAAATTGCTGCTCACGGCCCTGCGTCAGGCCTATTCGGGACGCCTGCTGTCCAAGGAATATCCCCAGGCCGCCCTGTTTGTGGAGCTGCCCCCGGAAATGGTGGACGTGAACGTACACCCCGCCAAGCTGGAGGTCCGTTTTTCGGACGAATCCTCGGTCTTCTCGGCCGTGCGTTCGGCCGTACTTTCCGCCCTGGACCGGGGCGGAGTACTGGCTCACCCCCGCCGTGCCACACCCGACCCTGCGCACCAGACCATGCCGGATCCCGCATCGGAAACACGATTTCGGGAACCCCCGGCTCCCAGCTTCGGCAGGGACCGCTCCAAATTTCCCAGCTATGCGGAATATCGACGCGGTCCCGGGGAACTGCCCCTTACGCCGCCGGATCCCGCGTCCTTGTCCCGGCAATCGGAGCATGACCGCGTTTCGCCACCTGACGGCGAACCGCTCCCCGCATCCCCGGTTCCCGCGTTCGCGTCTCCCGAGATCCAACAACCGCGCCAAGCCCCGGAGGTGGGCGGCTACCGCTACCTGGGCCAGGTCTCGGACACCTATCTAGTGCTCTCGCGGGGCGCGGACCTCTTCCTTGTGGACCAGCATGCGGCTCATGAACGGGTCTTGCTGCACAATATGCGCCGCCAGCGCACCCGGGGCGATTCTCAACCACTGGCCCTGCCCCTGGAACTGCCGCTGCACCCGTCCGAAGCCCAGGAACTGGACCGCCTCTGGAACGATCTGCGCGCCGCGGGCTTTCGCCTGAGCCATGCCCGGCCCGACCTGCTGCACGTGGAAGGCATCCCTCCCACGCTCGACAGCGCCAAGGCAAAGGAGTACCTTCGCTCCGCCCTGGATTCCGGCGCAAGTGGACTGGAAGAATTGTGGACCATGCTTTCCTGCAAGTCCGCCATCAAGGCCGGACAACCCCTGGCCACGGACGAAGCCCTGGCTCTGCTCGAATCCTGGCTGGTCTGCCCGGAGCGGGAATATTGCCCGCACGGACGCCCCACCGTGCTGCGCTGGACACCCCAGGAATTGGAAAAACTGTTCAAACGGAAGTGA
- a CDS encoding OmpA family protein: protein MVNMKRSGLGICLVVLALMMAFSTAAFAGKKVPKVDNFILFVDHSGSMAQKYMGSGAKKIDLAKGMMGKLNDAIPELGYSGAVYTFAPFAGYAQPAPYSTAEVGQAINGLDTDYEVFMRRTPMGNGLIDLDSVLAGLDGKTAVIMVTDGASNIGADPVAQAQALYAKYGGKVCFHVISYADTEKGRMIIDEIRALNSCSVPADGEALMADAAVMDKFVEDVFFTEAAEPQPVDETIVFRLNFDFDKSNIKEDMVPILEQALILLQEKPDMDYVVEGWTDSIGTDAYNMGLSKRRADSVTQWLTGNGINSSRLEPVGKGESVKFDNSTDEGRYQNRRVEIRSK, encoded by the coding sequence ATGGTGAACATGAAACGCAGCGGCCTGGGCATCTGCCTTGTGGTCCTGGCCCTGATGATGGCCTTTTCCACGGCCGCCTTTGCGGGCAAAAAAGTCCCCAAGGTGGATAACTTCATTCTCTTTGTGGACCACTCCGGGTCCATGGCCCAAAAGTACATGGGCAGCGGCGCAAAGAAAATTGACCTTGCCAAGGGCATGATGGGCAAACTCAACGACGCCATCCCTGAGCTGGGATACAGCGGCGCGGTCTACACCTTTGCCCCCTTTGCCGGGTATGCGCAGCCCGCGCCCTACAGCACCGCGGAAGTCGGCCAGGCCATCAACGGGCTGGATACCGACTATGAAGTCTTCATGCGCCGGACCCCCATGGGCAACGGTCTCATTGACCTGGATTCCGTGCTGGCCGGACTGGACGGCAAAACCGCCGTCATCATGGTCACGGACGGCGCGTCCAACATCGGCGCCGATCCCGTGGCCCAGGCCCAGGCGCTGTACGCCAAGTACGGCGGCAAGGTCTGCTTCCATGTGATCAGCTACGCGGACACGGAAAAAGGCCGGATGATCATTGATGAAATCCGCGCGTTGAATTCCTGCTCCGTTCCTGCCGACGGCGAAGCGCTCATGGCCGACGCCGCAGTCATGGACAAGTTCGTGGAAGACGTCTTCTTCACCGAGGCCGCCGAGCCGCAGCCCGTGGACGAGACCATCGTGTTCCGCCTGAACTTCGACTTTGACAAGTCCAACATCAAGGAAGACATGGTTCCCATCCTGGAGCAGGCGCTCATCCTGTTGCAGGAAAAGCCGGACATGGATTACGTGGTGGAAGGCTGGACCGACTCCATCGGTACCGACGCCTACAACATGGGACTGTCCAAGCGCCGCGCCGACTCCGTCACCCAGTGGCTGACCGGCAACGGCATCAACTCCAGCCGCCTGGAGCCGGTTGGTAAGGGCGAATCCGTCAAGTTTGACAACAGCACCGACGAAGGCCGCTATCAGAACCGCCGCGTGGAGATCCGCAGCAAATAA
- a CDS encoding Fur family transcriptional regulator — MEEQTRFRLSKQRKVILEELRKVTTHPTADEVYDMVRKIMPRISLGTVYRNLEFLCSQGLARKVGPAGAQKRFDGNATPHAHIRCRVCHRVADVPVHLEAPMLAPEDCMGFEIEECNIEFEGICPDCQRKTC, encoded by the coding sequence ATGGAAGAACAAACCCGTTTCCGGCTGTCCAAACAGCGGAAAGTAATCCTTGAGGAATTGCGGAAGGTCACCACCCATCCCACCGCGGATGAAGTTTATGATATGGTCCGAAAGATCATGCCGCGCATCAGCCTGGGTACCGTATACCGCAATCTTGAATTTCTCTGCTCCCAGGGTCTGGCCCGCAAAGTAGGCCCGGCAGGAGCGCAAAAACGGTTCGACGGCAACGCCACGCCGCACGCGCACATCCGATGCCGGGTCTGCCACCGTGTGGCCGACGTGCCCGTGCACCTGGAAGCGCCCATGCTCGCCCCGGAGGACTGCATGGGCTTCGAGATCGAGGAGTGCAATATCGAATTCGAGGGCATTTGCCCGGACTGCCAACGGAAAACCTGCTGA
- the rfaD gene encoding ADP-glyceromanno-heptose 6-epimerase, with protein sequence MYIVTGGAGFIGSAMVWQLNRMGVDDILVVDNLSTTDKWKNLVGLKYADYLHRDEFHKYLVREHDPFRTDGVVHMGACSSTTELDADFLMENNYRYTQLLCRFCLNHGARFVNASSAATYGDGTLGFSDDHDGIEALRPLNMYGYSKQLFDLWALRAGILDHIVSLKFFNVYGPNEYHKDDMMSVICKAHKQIGETGKMKLFKSYRDDYPHGGQKRDFVYVKDCVNLMWWLLEHPDANGVFNVGTGEARTWVALATAVFQAMDKEPDIGFIEMPETIRDKYQYFTQANIDKLRAVGYDTPFTSLEDGAKDYVKNYLSTDDPYLVS encoded by the coding sequence ATGTATATCGTCACCGGAGGCGCCGGGTTCATCGGCAGCGCCATGGTCTGGCAACTCAACCGCATGGGGGTGGACGACATCCTGGTGGTGGACAACCTCTCCACCACGGATAAATGGAAAAATCTGGTTGGACTGAAATACGCCGACTATCTGCACCGGGACGAATTTCACAAGTATCTCGTGCGCGAGCACGATCCCTTCCGTACGGACGGCGTGGTGCACATGGGCGCCTGCTCCTCCACCACGGAGCTGGACGCGGATTTCCTCATGGAAAATAACTACCGCTACACCCAGCTGCTCTGCCGCTTCTGCCTGAACCACGGAGCGCGGTTTGTGAACGCCTCGTCCGCGGCCACCTACGGTGACGGCACCCTGGGTTTTTCCGACGACCATGACGGCATTGAGGCGCTGCGGCCGCTGAACATGTACGGCTACTCCAAACAGCTTTTCGATCTCTGGGCCTTGCGCGCGGGCATTCTGGACCACATTGTTAGCCTGAAATTCTTCAATGTCTACGGTCCCAACGAATACCACAAAGACGACATGATGAGCGTGATCTGCAAAGCGCACAAGCAGATCGGCGAAACCGGCAAAATGAAGCTCTTCAAGTCCTACCGGGACGACTATCCACACGGGGGCCAAAAACGGGACTTCGTGTACGTCAAGGACTGCGTGAACCTGATGTGGTGGCTGCTGGAGCACCCGGACGCCAACGGCGTGTTCAACGTGGGCACGGGCGAGGCCCGCACCTGGGTGGCGCTGGCCACGGCGGTCTTCCAGGCCATGGACAAAGAGCCGGACATCGGCTTCATTGAAATGCCCGAGACCATCCGCGACAAGTATCAGTACTTTACCCAGGCCAATATCGACAAACTCCGGGCGGTTGGCTATGATACGCCCTTCACCTCCCTGGAGGACGGCGCCAAGGACTACGTAAAGAATTATCTGTCCACGGACGATCCATACCTTGTGAGCTGA
- the rd gene encoding rubredoxin has translation MRYVCEICGYVYDPETGDPDSDIQPGTKFEDLPDDWTCPICGASKDEFSPVE, from the coding sequence ATGCGTTATGTTTGTGAAATTTGCGGCTATGTCTACGACCCGGAAACTGGCGACCCGGATAGCGACATCCAGCCCGGGACCAAATTTGAAGACTTGCCCGATGATTGGACCTGCCCCATCTGCGGCGCATCCAAGGACGAGTTCTCGCCCGTGGAATAA
- a CDS encoding FprA family A-type flavoprotein — MKPVELKKDIYWVGIVDWNKRNFHGYSRSPLGTTYNNFLIKDEKTTLIDTVEREFLDELLCNLTQVLGKDGKIDYVVVNHLEPDHAGCLKEIVDRYHPEKIITSPMGEKSMKAHFHYTDWPVEVVPTGSEISIGKHTLQFIETRMLHWPDSMLTYVPEAKIAFSNDAFGQNWATSERFADEVDRPTLEKRMAEYYANIVLPYSPVVQKTLASLAEMELDIDMLCPDHGLLFRGEDVIFATDKYMEFARQEPKNKAVLVYDTMWHSTEKLAKAIATGLVEEGVSVRLMDVKHNHHSEVMTEVFEAAAVLVGSPTHNNGILPGMANMLTYMKGLRPQNKIGAAFGSFGWSGECVKQLTQWLKDMNFEIVDPASVKVKHIPTHETYSDCFELGRTVGRAIKAKIGG, encoded by the coding sequence ATGAAGCCCGTTGAATTGAAAAAAGATATTTACTGGGTCGGAATTGTAGACTGGAACAAGCGGAATTTCCACGGATATTCCCGCTCCCCCCTGGGAACCACCTACAACAACTTCCTGATCAAAGACGAAAAAACCACCCTCATCGACACGGTGGAGCGCGAATTTCTGGATGAGCTGCTCTGCAACCTGACCCAGGTGCTGGGCAAGGACGGCAAGATCGACTACGTGGTGGTCAACCATCTGGAACCGGACCACGCGGGTTGCCTCAAGGAAATCGTGGACCGCTACCACCCGGAAAAAATCATCACCTCGCCCATGGGTGAAAAATCCATGAAGGCGCACTTTCACTACACGGACTGGCCCGTTGAAGTGGTACCCACGGGTTCGGAAATCTCCATCGGCAAGCATACCCTGCAGTTCATCGAAACCCGCATGCTGCACTGGCCTGATTCCATGCTCACCTACGTTCCCGAAGCCAAGATCGCGTTTTCCAATGACGCGTTCGGTCAGAACTGGGCCACCAGCGAACGATTCGCCGACGAGGTGGACCGTCCTACCCTGGAAAAACGCATGGCTGAATACTACGCCAACATCGTGCTGCCCTACTCCCCGGTGGTGCAAAAGACCCTGGCTTCCCTGGCCGAAATGGAGCTGGATATCGACATGCTCTGCCCGGACCACGGCCTGCTCTTCCGCGGAGAGGACGTGATCTTCGCCACGGACAAATACATGGAGTTCGCCCGCCAGGAGCCGAAAAACAAGGCCGTGCTCGTGTATGACACCATGTGGCATTCCACGGAAAAGCTGGCCAAGGCCATTGCCACGGGGCTGGTGGAAGAAGGCGTGAGCGTGCGGCTCATGGACGTGAAGCACAATCACCACAGCGAAGTCATGACCGAGGTGTTCGAGGCGGCGGCCGTACTGGTCGGCTCCCCCACGCACAACAACGGCATCCTGCCGGGTATGGCCAACATGCTGACCTACATGAAGGGACTGCGCCCGCAGAACAAGATCGGCGCGGCGTTCGGCTCCTTTGGCTGGAGCGGTGAGTGCGTTAAACAGCTCACTCAATGGCTCAAGGATATGAACTTTGAAATCGTGGATCCGGCTTCCGTGAAGGTCAAGCACATCCCCACGCATGAAACCTACAGCGACTGCTTTGAACTGGGCCGCACCGTGGGCCGGGCCATCAAAGCCAAAATCGGCGGCTAA
- a CDS encoding LPS-assembly protein LptD codes for MKRRLVPILVCTLALCCLFAGQPWLLFGQKQPMSMERRYASDRDLTFNEAQEKPAEEGQWTFTADRIAAEHDSGYVEVEGDATFTDGTNTLRADFARYYRETGWLVLRGNVRAMWQGDFLEAEEAEFDLNNQEGWLKEGKVFMVKPHLYFESSYIRKYSGASYSFKDAKVTACSGEKPAWSVHTEEGDVTLDGYATLWHTTFRVRDTPVAYLPYMRLPTGGGKRQSGFLMPEVGSSGKFGFRLNLPYYWAVNEEVDMTFYQNIMSRRGYMQGLELRHADNAYTKGYWRFDWLNDAVTYRRNNADDDPVDDDGLARSNSNRWWWRSKFDGYLGTPAWRAMVDVDVVSDQDYLREFRDGYNGYQASRDEMLEEFGRDINEADADTRTSTAMLTRDFQSFGMAGKLEYNQNPAYMNGNNDDGEDPSLQRLPEVDMYAFKDDIPGTPLEFEAEAQYGYYHRNRGSTGHRLDMRPTLSLPVHTDALTMIPYVGARGTVYSMTEREEGEDVILADGSVERASEVEADTPVNLGMEAGVSLFSEVYRTYSLNAPALAASSEQVGTERWTDIKHSIVPRLDYSYVPRKTGQSDLPYYDERDRIIGEDLVTFSLTNAFDRKREYVTLGPDGETPLIATDYLDFARVRVAQSYDRLEATRKDDLDRYERRPFSDLMAEISLSPLAGWSLSSKTWYSPYLSTLTEHEHTLRYTREGVGDFFVSYDLLQEIDEYKRRRDENMQVLHLGGNLYVMQNLLLGLEYRTDLERGTDLERTVSLTWMGECYDVGVRFSQTDDDTSVGLNFNILKF; via the coding sequence TTGAAACGTCGTCTGGTCCCGATCCTGGTCTGCACCCTGGCGCTTTGCTGCCTGTTCGCCGGACAGCCTTGGCTGCTCTTCGGTCAAAAGCAGCCCATGTCCATGGAACGCCGCTATGCGTCGGACCGCGACCTGACCTTCAACGAAGCCCAGGAAAAGCCCGCCGAGGAAGGCCAGTGGACCTTCACCGCGGACCGCATCGCCGCCGAGCACGACAGCGGCTATGTGGAGGTGGAGGGCGACGCCACCTTTACCGACGGCACCAACACCCTGCGCGCCGACTTTGCCCGGTATTATCGCGAAACCGGCTGGCTTGTGTTGCGCGGCAATGTCCGGGCCATGTGGCAGGGCGATTTCCTCGAAGCCGAGGAAGCGGAATTTGATCTGAACAATCAGGAGGGCTGGCTCAAGGAAGGCAAAGTCTTCATGGTCAAGCCCCACCTGTATTTCGAATCCTCCTACATCCGCAAATACAGCGGTGCCAGCTATTCCTTCAAAGATGCCAAGGTCACGGCCTGTAGCGGGGAAAAGCCCGCATGGTCCGTACACACCGAAGAAGGGGACGTGACCCTGGACGGCTATGCCACACTCTGGCACACCACCTTCCGCGTGCGCGACACCCCCGTGGCCTACCTGCCCTACATGCGTCTGCCCACGGGCGGCGGCAAGCGGCAGAGCGGCTTTCTCATGCCCGAGGTGGGCAGCTCCGGAAAATTCGGCTTCCGCCTGAACCTCCCCTACTACTGGGCCGTGAACGAAGAAGTGGACATGACGTTCTACCAGAACATCATGAGCCGACGCGGCTACATGCAAGGGCTGGAACTGCGCCACGCGGACAACGCCTATACCAAGGGCTATTGGCGGTTCGACTGGCTCAATGACGCTGTGACCTACCGGCGCAACAACGCGGACGACGACCCCGTGGACGACGACGGACTGGCCCGCTCCAACAGCAACCGCTGGTGGTGGCGCAGCAAGTTCGACGGGTATCTCGGCACCCCGGCCTGGCGCGCCATGGTGGACGTGGATGTGGTTTCGGATCAGGATTACCTGCGTGAATTCCGCGACGGGTATAACGGGTATCAGGCCAGCCGCGACGAAATGCTGGAAGAATTCGGACGCGACATCAACGAGGCCGACGCCGACACCCGCACCAGCACGGCCATGCTCACCCGCGACTTCCAGTCCTTCGGCATGGCCGGCAAGCTCGAATACAATCAAAATCCCGCCTACATGAACGGCAACAACGACGACGGCGAGGATCCCTCGCTCCAGCGTCTGCCCGAAGTGGACATGTACGCCTTTAAGGACGACATCCCGGGGACGCCGCTGGAGTTCGAGGCGGAAGCCCAATACGGCTACTACCACCGCAACAGAGGGTCCACGGGCCACCGTCTGGACATGCGCCCCACCCTGAGCCTGCCCGTGCACACCGACGCCCTGACCATGATCCCCTATGTGGGAGCGCGCGGCACGGTCTATTCCATGACCGAGCGGGAGGAAGGCGAAGACGTGATCCTGGCCGACGGCAGCGTGGAACGCGCCTCGGAAGTGGAGGCGGATACGCCCGTGAACCTGGGCATGGAGGCTGGGGTCTCGCTTTTCTCCGAGGTCTACCGTACCTACAGCCTGAACGCCCCGGCCCTGGCAGCCTCGTCGGAACAGGTGGGAACCGAACGCTGGACCGACATCAAACACAGCATCGTGCCGCGCCTGGATTACTCCTATGTGCCGCGCAAGACCGGCCAATCCGACCTGCCCTACTACGACGAGCGCGACCGCATCATCGGGGAAGATCTGGTCACCTTCTCCCTGACCAACGCCTTTGACCGCAAACGCGAATACGTGACCCTTGGCCCGGACGGGGAAACGCCCCTCATCGCCACGGATTACCTCGACTTCGCCCGGGTGCGCGTCGCCCAGAGCTACGACCGGCTTGAGGCCACCCGCAAGGATGACCTGGACCGCTACGAACGCCGCCCGTTCTCGGACCTCATGGCGGAAATATCCCTCTCGCCCCTGGCAGGCTGGAGCCTCAGCTCCAAAACCTGGTACTCGCCCTACCTTTCCACCCTCACCGAGCATGAACACACCCTGCGCTACACCCGCGAGGGCGTGGGCGACTTTTTCGTTTCCTACGATCTGCTCCAGGAAATCGACGAGTACAAACGCCGCCGGGACGAAAACATGCAGGTGCTGCACCTGGGCGGCAACCTCTACGTGATGCAGAACCTGCTCCTGGGTCTGGAATACCGCACGGATCTGGAACGCGGCACGGATCTGGAACGAACCGTCAGCCTGACCTGGATGGGCGAATGCTACGACGTGGGCGTGCGCTTTTCCCAAACCGACGACGACACCTCCGTGGGTCTGAACTTCAACATCCTGAAATTCTGA